Proteins encoded within one genomic window of Nitrospirota bacterium:
- a CDS encoding GAF domain-containing protein encodes MTFRNKIILSAVLGLTLASFVFTFEAVRTENAIMRSEIIKKAELVTELASKLGELPLISGNPELMKKAMISLKNVSEISFIAFYDNNMALLEKEGDVPRHSLECAGSGKTSIVEEDDYFDLCAPVFTVKAVEDIDVFHEAAAGKEIKENVGWVRIGFSKASMKEAANRIIFKGLATAFVFTVINIIIIIKLFTIATRPLTALSNAVKSISKGKYPEIPVSSGDEIGLLTSEFNRMSRIIGEREEMLLARARLSAFVSEIGFVLTESNLLQTTLQRCADNIVSQLDASLARIWTFNAGKNALELQASSGIYGLADSPHACMSAGEFEAGVLAHNLHPHCSNMLDDLNTKDREWARQKGIESFACYPLIVEGGLVGIMEIFAGKHFSYDVFNTLDSVSDEIAIGIQRKQVEEKIVQQNELMNNILNSLSHPFYVINADNYTITLSNSAAGFGAVTGEATCYALTHRSDRPCEDVEHPCVIKQIRKTGKDVTLEHIHYDNEGNPRIHEVHGYPIFDRNGNITQVIEYTIDITDRKRDEEKIKASLAEKEVLLREIHHRVKNNLQIVSSMLHLQSGYIRDEQSLATLRESKNRIDMMALIHEKLYQSKSMARIDFQEYIDELVTSLCITYGVNTDTIRPEIHAEGISFDINTAIPCGLIINELVSNCFKHAFPNGRTGGITVSIYPAGEGKFTLTVSDNGIGLPEGLDFKKTDTLGLKLVSALAGQLDGSVEVVRDAGTTFKITFPEIKYKPR; translated from the coding sequence ATGACCTTCAGAAATAAAATTATTCTCTCGGCCGTGCTGGGCCTTACGCTCGCGTCGTTTGTCTTCACCTTCGAGGCAGTAAGGACTGAAAACGCCATAATGAGAAGCGAAATAATAAAAAAGGCCGAGCTCGTGACAGAGCTTGCTTCTAAATTAGGCGAGCTTCCTCTTATTTCAGGCAATCCCGAGCTTATGAAAAAAGCCATGATATCTTTGAAGAATGTTTCCGAGATATCCTTTATCGCGTTCTATGACAATAATATGGCGCTGCTTGAGAAAGAAGGGGATGTTCCGCGTCACAGCCTTGAATGCGCCGGCAGCGGGAAGACGTCAATTGTTGAAGAAGATGACTATTTCGATCTTTGCGCCCCTGTCTTTACCGTCAAGGCCGTGGAGGATATCGATGTTTTTCATGAAGCCGCAGCCGGCAAAGAGATAAAAGAAAATGTGGGATGGGTAAGAATAGGCTTTTCCAAGGCCTCCATGAAGGAAGCGGCAAACAGGATCATTTTCAAGGGGCTGGCCACAGCTTTCGTCTTTACCGTAATTAACATTATCATAATAATTAAATTGTTCACCATCGCCACAAGGCCGCTTACTGCGCTTTCCAACGCTGTAAAGAGCATCAGCAAGGGCAAATATCCTGAGATACCTGTCAGCTCCGGTGATGAAATAGGCCTGCTCACATCTGAATTTAACAGGATGAGCCGGATCATAGGCGAAAGGGAGGAGATGCTTCTTGCCCGCGCGCGGCTCTCGGCGTTTGTTTCCGAGATCGGCTTTGTTCTCACAGAGAGCAACCTGCTGCAAACTACGCTTCAGCGCTGCGCTGACAACATAGTCTCTCAGCTTGACGCGTCACTTGCGCGTATATGGACTTTCAACGCAGGCAAAAATGCGCTTGAACTCCAGGCGAGCTCAGGGATATACGGCCTTGCCGACAGCCCGCATGCCTGCATGTCAGCAGGAGAGTTCGAAGCAGGCGTATTAGCCCATAATCTTCACCCGCATTGCAGCAACATGCTTGACGATCTGAATACCAAAGACAGGGAATGGGCCAGGCAAAAAGGGATCGAGTCCTTTGCCTGCTACCCGCTGATCGTTGAGGGAGGGCTGGTTGGAATAATGGAGATATTTGCGGGAAAGCACTTCTCCTACGATGTATTTAATACGCTGGATTCAGTATCTGACGAGATCGCCATCGGGATTCAGCGCAAGCAGGTTGAGGAAAAGATCGTTCAGCAGAATGAACTCATGAACAATATACTGAACTCGCTTTCTCATCCATTTTATGTCATCAACGCCGATAATTACACCATAACACTGTCTAATTCCGCTGCCGGCTTCGGCGCCGTGACCGGGGAAGCGACCTGTTACGCGCTGACGCACCGGAGCGACAGGCCGTGTGAAGATGTGGAACATCCGTGCGTGATCAAGCAGATCAGGAAGACGGGGAAGGACGTGACACTCGAGCATATTCATTATGACAATGAGGGGAACCCCAGGATCCATGAGGTTCACGGATATCCTATTTTCGACAGAAATGGCAATATCACACAGGTGATAGAGTATACCATCGACATAACCGACCGGAAGAGAGATGAAGAGAAGATCAAGGCGTCTCTTGCGGAGAAAGAGGTTCTTTTGAGGGAGATCCATCACAGGGTAAAGAACAACCTTCAGATCGTATCCAGCATGCTCCATCTTCAGTCCGGATACATCAGGGATGAACAATCGCTCGCGACCCTGCGTGAGAGCAAGAACCGCATAGACATGATGGCGCTGATCCACGAAAAACTGTATCAGTCGAAAAGCATGGCGAGAATTGATTTTCAGGAATATATTGATGAATTGGTGACAAGCCTGTGCATTACCTACGGAGTGAACACCGATACTATCAGGCCTGAGATACATGCCGAAGGCATCTCTTTTGATATTAATACAGCCATCCCCTGCGGCCTGATAATAAATGAACTGGTCTCGAACTGTTTTAAACATGCTTTCCCAAATGGAAGAACAGGAGGGATCACGGTAAGCATCTATCCTGCAGGAGAAGGCAAATTCACTCTGACGGTGAGCGATAACGGGATCGGGCTGCCGGAAGGGCTCGATTTCAAAAAAACCGATACCCTCGGCCTGAAATTGGTAAGCGCCCTGGCAGGCCAGCTGGACGGGAGTGTTGAAGTTGTCAGGGACGCGGGAACAACTTTTAAAATTACGTTCCCGGAGATTAAGTATAAGCCCAGATGA